In Salvelinus alpinus chromosome 22, SLU_Salpinus.1, whole genome shotgun sequence, one genomic interval encodes:
- the LOC139548800 gene encoding diablo IAP-binding mitochondrial protein-like isoform X2: protein MEALLKARERSTAASVLNSRKPLRQRLVRFRDVTRTSLVSLSVGSGLSAVPFMQQVENLSHESLIRSASSMVTDSANTYLSQTTQALVDSITQYSIALHTLIALQRRYLASLEKLSTAEEDAIWQVIIAQRVEVGDRLDECNRFESNWINAVNLCEMAAEAAYNTGAEHASITAKTNLQVAKVQVEEVRQISVDAERKLTETQAEEIQRMAEYAFIESGGDDVHEAYLRED, encoded by the exons ATGGAAGCACTTCTCAAAGCGAGAGAAAG GAGCACAGCAGCGAGTGTCCTCAACAGTAGGAAACCCTTGCGCCAGAGGCTCGTGCGTTTCAGAGATGTTACCAGAACGAGCTTGGTCTCTTTGAGTGTTGGCAGTGGACTGAGCGCTGTCCCCTTCATGCAG CAAGTGGAGAACCTCTCTCATGAATCCCTGATCCGAAGCGCATCCTCTATGGTTACAGACAGTGCAAACACTTACCTCTCCCAGACCACTCAGGCTCTCGTAGACTCCATCACACAATATTCCATA GCTCTCCATACCCTCATCGCCCTTCAGAGGAGATATCTGGCTTCACTGGAAAAACTCTCCACTGCTGAGGAGGATGCCATTTGGCAAGTGATCATTGCCCAGCGTGTTGAA GTTGGTGACAGACTAGATGAATGCAACCGCTTCGAGTCAAACTGGATTAATGCCGTCAACCTTTGTGAAATGGCAGCTGAGGCAGCATACAACACAG GAGCTGAGCATGCATCCATCACAGCCAAGACCAATTTGCAGGTGGCCAAGGTTCAGGTGGAGGAGGTCCGGCAGATATCTGTGGATGCTGAGAGGAAGCTGACTGAGACCCAGGCCGAGGAGATCCAGAGGATGGCAGAGTATGCCTTCATAGAGAGTGGCGGTGATGACGTGCATGAGGCTTACCTCAGAGAGGACTAA
- the LOC139548800 gene encoding diablo IAP-binding mitochondrial protein-like isoform X1, translating into MQAIRQCCLCYWGTDFLLLLTNMAALRRSIACLHFFRSTAASVLNSRKPLRQRLVRFRDVTRTSLVSLSVGSGLSAVPFMQQVENLSHESLIRSASSMVTDSANTYLSQTTQALVDSITQYSIALHTLIALQRRYLASLEKLSTAEEDAIWQVIIAQRVEVGDRLDECNRFESNWINAVNLCEMAAEAAYNTGAEHASITAKTNLQVAKVQVEEVRQISVDAERKLTETQAEEIQRMAEYAFIESGGDDVHEAYLRED; encoded by the exons ATGCAAGCTATTAGACAATGCTGTTTGTGCTACTGGGGGACGGACTTCCTTTTGCTCCTGACCAATATGGCCGCGCTCAGAAGAAGCATTGCATGTCTACATTTCTTCAG GAGCACAGCAGCGAGTGTCCTCAACAGTAGGAAACCCTTGCGCCAGAGGCTCGTGCGTTTCAGAGATGTTACCAGAACGAGCTTGGTCTCTTTGAGTGTTGGCAGTGGACTGAGCGCTGTCCCCTTCATGCAG CAAGTGGAGAACCTCTCTCATGAATCCCTGATCCGAAGCGCATCCTCTATGGTTACAGACAGTGCAAACACTTACCTCTCCCAGACCACTCAGGCTCTCGTAGACTCCATCACACAATATTCCATA GCTCTCCATACCCTCATCGCCCTTCAGAGGAGATATCTGGCTTCACTGGAAAAACTCTCCACTGCTGAGGAGGATGCCATTTGGCAAGTGATCATTGCCCAGCGTGTTGAA GTTGGTGACAGACTAGATGAATGCAACCGCTTCGAGTCAAACTGGATTAATGCCGTCAACCTTTGTGAAATGGCAGCTGAGGCAGCATACAACACAG GAGCTGAGCATGCATCCATCACAGCCAAGACCAATTTGCAGGTGGCCAAGGTTCAGGTGGAGGAGGTCCGGCAGATATCTGTGGATGCTGAGAGGAAGCTGACTGAGACCCAGGCCGAGGAGATCCAGAGGATGGCAGAGTATGCCTTCATAGAGAGTGGCGGTGATGACGTGCATGAGGCTTACCTCAGAGAGGACTAA